The genomic stretch TTCACCCTCATCCTCTGGGCGGGGCCGACGGCCCTCCTCCAGGCCTCGATCGTCTCCCTCGCCACCTTCTTCACCATCTACCTCGTCGGGAAGAAGCTCGGCCTCGACCGCCGCCTCGCCGCCATCCTCGGCGCGGGCGGCGCGGTCTGCGGCGTCTCCGCCGCCATCGCCGTCTCCGGCGCGGTCCGGGCGAGGAAGGAACAGCCCCCGATCGCCATCACCCTCGTCGTCCTCTGGGCCATCGTCCTCATCTTCGTCCTGCCCTTCGCCGCGAAGGCGCTCCACCTCCCCACCGGGACGGCGGGCGCGTGGATCGGCACCTCGGAATTCGCCGACGCGGCCGGCTTCGCCGCCGTTCAGGCCTACGGCGGCATGGTCGAGCACGCCGGGCCCGGGAGCGGCATCACCGGCACCGCCGACCAGGCCGTCTGGTCCTACACCCTCATCAAGGTCATCGGCCGCGACCTCTGGATTGGCATCTGGGCCCTCGTCCTCTCGACCGTCTCGATCTACTGGTGGGAGCGGGACGACTCGGGCCGCCGTCCCGAGGTCGGGCAGATCTGGTGGCGCTTCCCGAAGTTCGTCATCGGCTTCCTCATCGCCTCGGCGCTGATCACCCTCGCCGCGCAGGGCCACTCCCTCGGCGAGTTCAACAAGGCCGTGAAGCCCGCCCTCGTCGCCCCGCTGATCGGCCTCCGCACGTGGGCCTTCACCTTCTGCTTCCTCAGCATCGGCCTCACCACCCGCTTCCGCGACCTCGCCCCGGCCGGCGGACGGCCCTTCTGGGCCTTCACGGCGGGCGTCGTCGTGAACCTCGTCCTCGGGTACCTCCTCTCGGTCGTCGTCTTCGGGAATTACTGGGCGACGCTGAATCACTAAGCGCCGCCGGGAAAACGCCATGGCCGTCCCGCCGCTCCCCGTCCGCTGCGGGAACTGCGTCCACTTCGCGAACGCCCCCGCCGCGATGGAGGAGGCGATGCCGGGCCTCGCCACGATGAGCTCCGGCTTCGGCTCGGTCCGTGCGCAGGACGGCCTCTGCGCGCTGCACGGGTACTACCTCGCGGCCTGGGACCGGTGCGGGAAGTTCGCGGAACGGAGCGCGGCACCGGGGCGGCCGGCCGCCCCGGCGACCCCCACCACCCCATAAGTACAACTACTCACCCCGGACTTTTTACGTACGACATAAATGTGCCCCTTTTTGCGCCTGATGCCGTA from Verrucomicrobium sp. GAS474 encodes the following:
- a CDS encoding putative sulfate exporter family transporter, with amino-acid sequence MSTAPESRPAEGGWKELWQKEDWWAVWIGLAFVVAAYLLFNAGSTALGWIAVAPAKWSTLAQLDAQIAANAARYVAEFALFAALFGLAAKALGYSLRQFLPSFLLVYLLSLLVFAIGAWDQASKYSIEPPLLALLLGLFLSNAFTLPKALHAGFRVEFYVKTGIVLLGAGLPFTLILWAGPTALLQASIVSLATFFTIYLVGKKLGLDRRLAAILGAGGAVCGVSAAIAVSGAVRARKEQPPIAITLVVLWAIVLIFVLPFAAKALHLPTGTAGAWIGTSEFADAAGFAAVQAYGGMVEHAGPGSGITGTADQAVWSYTLIKVIGRDLWIGIWALVLSTVSIYWWERDDSGRRPEVGQIWWRFPKFVIGFLIASALITLAAQGHSLGEFNKAVKPALVAPLIGLRTWAFTFCFLSIGLTTRFRDLAPAGGRPFWAFTAGVVVNLVLGYLLSVVVFGNYWATLNH